Part of the Gemmatimonadota bacterium genome is shown below.
CGCCTTCAGAGAGTCCGATGGGACATGAGAATGCAGGCACAGTACCTGAGGACGATCTTGAGAGACGGTATAGCCGCGACCAAGACCGTCAAAGGTTTCGGCCGTATGCGCTGGTCTGCCCGCCGATATGCGTCAACTTTTATCGAGAACCGCAGATACTGGATCAAGTACCGCGTTCTACATATCTTTACACACCAGGGCGTTCTGTGGTTTCTCTCTGAGGGCGTTGAAAAATTGTTGTGGCTCTACGTGGGTTACCACACCATGACCGGAGAGTTGAGCATCGGAGAATTCAGTGTTGTGTTTTTCCTCGCCCGGCAATTTGAAGGCCCGATGGAGAGAATGATCAGGCTGATCCAGAGCATTCGCCTTCAACTCGTCCAGGCCGAACGCGTCCTGCAAACCCTTGACGTTCAACCCGAGATAAGCGATGCGCCCGATGCGAGCACCATACCGTCCCTCAGCGGCACAGTCGAATTCAGAAATGTGGGATTTGAATACGAATCGGGACAGCCCGTGCTGGAAAATATCAACATCACAATCCGTCCCGGAGAGCGCGTCGCATTCGTGGGACCGAGTGGATCGGGCAAGACCTCAATGCTATACCTCATCTTGAGGCTTTACGATCCCACCACTGGATCGGTTCTCGTAGATGGACACGACCTGAAAGATGTCCGGCTCTTGAGCTACCGCAATCAACTCGGCGTTGTGCTTCAAGACACCTTCCTATTTTCCGGAACTGTCCGCGAGAATATACGGTATGGAAATCTAAAGGCTTCGGACGCAGACGTAGAAGAAGCAGCCCGCATGGCCGCGCTTTACGATGCCGTCATCGCCCACCCGGAGGGATTTGAAAGAGATCTTGGAGAGGGAACGAGATTATCCGGCGGGCAAAAGCAAAGAATAGGCATTGCCCGCGCCCTGATCAGAGACCCTGCGGTTTTCATTCTGGATGAGGCGACCTCAAACCTGGATTCTCGATCGGAAGAACACGTCATGGACACAATCTGGAACGTATCGGAAGGGCGAACCACCGTGATGGTTTCTCACAGACTCATGACCGTTCAAAAAGCAGACCGAATCTACGTTTTAGATCAGGGCAGAATTGTCGAAAACGGTACACACGACGACTTGCTATCAGCAAACGGTCTCTACCGCAGAATATGGGATGAGCAGATGCAGTTGGGCACAGACGTCGATGCAGCCGATTGAGACCTCATTCGTATTTAAGTGCCTCAATCGGATTGGTTTGCGCGGCTTTCCAGGCCTGGTAACTCACAGTGATCAGGGCAATGGCAATAGCCAGTACACTGCTCAATACAAATACCGAGATATCCAGACCGATGCGATAGGCAAAATCGGCTAACCAGTCATCGAGCATGTAATAAGCCAGGGGCCAGGCAATAAGACTGGCAAACGCGACCAGCTTGACAAATTCGGCTGAAAACATCGTCACAATTTGTCCGCCAGACGCACCGAGCACCTTGCGCACACCAATCTCCTTTGTGCGCCGTTGGGCAGAGATAGCGGCCAAACCGAACAGACCCAAACAGCACACCACGATCGCCAGCAATGAAGAAATGCCAGCAATTCTTCTCAGGCGAAGTTCATTCCGGTACGCAGATGCAAATCCATCGTCCATAAAAATGGGGTTAAACGCTTCGTTGGGCACGAACTTATACCATTCCTCTTCCAAAAAATCCATCGTCTCTACAAACTGTCCGCCCTTTATTTTAAGCGTTAAATACGCATATAGCCTGGCCCACTTGACAAATGCGAGGGGCGCAATTTTTTCTTTTAAGGAATCAAAATGGTAATCCT
Proteins encoded:
- a CDS encoding ABC transporter ATP-binding protein, encoding MRILDIRQRKPEVWRGAAWSPEQERANREWETFWRFFKYLYPHKTKVILGMVLIMVGVPLREIGVFVGRYLVDEVILNTDLPIDRRMQLFFFVFGIQFLMWIISNISQITRRILGWYIDMKVTIHLRTIFYDHLHKLSLGFLQSRPIGEHMYRSTADVGGGLITMITDDVPNAITIAYRIIWTGIILSLVDPWLTVLIFLYSFPYTALSHYFYTRLQRVRWDMRMQAQYLRTILRDGIAATKTVKGFGRMRWSARRYASTFIENRRYWIKYRVLHIFTHQGVLWFLSEGVEKLLWLYVGYHTMTGELSIGEFSVVFFLARQFEGPMERMIRLIQSIRLQLVQAERVLQTLDVQPEISDAPDASTIPSLSGTVEFRNVGFEYESGQPVLENINITIRPGERVAFVGPSGSGKTSMLYLILRLYDPTTGSVLVDGHDLKDVRLLSYRNQLGVVLQDTFLFSGTVRENIRYGNLKASDADVEEAARMAALYDAVIAHPEGFERDLGEGTRLSGGQKQRIGIARALIRDPAVFILDEATSNLDSRSEEHVMDTIWNVSEGRTTVMVSHRLMTVQKADRIYVLDQGRIVENGTHDDLLSANGLYRRIWDEQMQLGTDVDAAD